tatttaaaaaaaaaaaaagaacatataacatgaacaaacaatCTTGATATGGGATGCGTTCCTAGTGAGACATTGTACAGTTAAGTTACAGTGCTGACAACTGGCTgacatacagtggggtccaaaagtctgaaaccacTAGTCAAGATACTtctattttgcatttgttttgaatgtaatACTAAACTTTTCTTTACAAATGACATTATCAGATTaataatttgaatgaaaactttAATCTTGTACCtgaaaaatgtatgtgtataaTGTGTCAATGACAACGTGCACTCAGACCGACATGGACTCCACAAGTCTGTGCACAAACTAATGACTCGGATGCTCAAAGAAccttttgtgatgtcacaaaaaccTTTATCTTTTCCAGTCCTCAAGTGCCCACCCATAATAATGTTCAATGGGGTTGGGGTCAGGTGACTGTGGTCAATGGTAAATTGACTGCGCTTagagtctcacacacacacacacacacacacacacacacacacacacacacacacacacacacaccaatgataCATTGAGGGcgatttggggttcagtatcttgcccaacTTCgacatgcagactggaggagctggggatcaaaccacaACCTTTCAGTTGGTGGACATCCCGCTCTAGCACCCAGGCCACAGCCGTCTGGTGTTTTTCAGTCTCTGAGTAGTTCTTGCAAAGCTTTGAGGTTAGTTTGGAATCATTATCCTGCTGCGATATGAATCCTTCTCCACAGAGCTGCAAACCAGACGGTGTAGCATGTCTCTGAGGATGGAGTCAGGTGTAGGCACTTCAGAGAAAAGAACATATTTGTGCTtaggtggggaaaaaaatggatggTGTCAGGTTGATCTTTAGTAGCTGTAGCTTCTATTTTCACAGTAACCAAAGGTTTTGGATGAATGGTTGAACCGTCCAGCTTCTTCCACTCGGGAGTCGAAGAGTAaataaacatcaacaacaaagtcaaaacaagaaaagttgGGAACAGCTGTCTTACTTGGTTGATGACTCACAGCAGTGTGgttctttcttttcactgtcgtggttgttttgatttgactgaTTGAATTCGTGGCTCAGTGAAAACATTCAGACTACTATATTAATCAGAAGTGACAGCAACCTGAATCGTGATTTCCAAAACACTTTACTGGATGGCCCTCACCATGGTAAAGTCACCGGTTgactctgtgcgtgtgtgtgtgtgtgtgtgtgtgtgtgtgtgtgtgtgtgtgtgtccataccACTGTAGCTGTGGTGCCCATTCAAAACAACAGGATTAAAGGCTGGtgtttgattaaatgtttgtttgtctttgtgtgtttcattgtaATGAGTATGACTGAGGCCACAGTGACAtcggtgaatgtgtgtgtgtgtgtgtgtgtgtgtgtgtgtgtgtgtgtgtgtatttcattgTAATGAATATGGCTGAGGGCATGGCTTTATCCCTTTTAATCAAGGAAGTAGAAGGATGAAATTAAACACTGATGAGGGGAATGATGTCTGTCCAGAAAGGGATATTaattgtatctgtgtgtgtgtgtgtgtgtgtgagatagagacagaggTGCATAACAAATTATCCAGCAAGAATATGACAATGGGTAAAGAGGTCACTTTTAAGTCGTATGCTATCATCAGAAAAATGTGTAAGCGGTAGAATTTGACTCAGATTTAGTTTAAAGGACAAATGAACATTAAAGTACAAATGTTATATGGGAGTAAATACATATTTCTATacatatatcaatatatattttaaatacatatttttacaCATCATTCTGTTCTACTTTACTCCAGGCAAAAGTAGATTGTACCGTCAGGAGCTGCATTCCTTCGTATGAAGAttaatttacagtgttttactgCCACCTTGTGGTATAACTGGTGTCATTGTGAGAATAGGGTCTCAGGACACTATAGGTTCCCAAAGCCTGGATGTATGTAAACATTATAGAAAGATTACTGAGCTAGAACAATGGGTCGTGTCATGTTTCAGTAAAAGAAACTACCACAGTGAGACAGTGTCaccttcagtgttttcagttttcagggaGTGGTTGTTCCtggtgtgtgaacatgtgttgACCTGTTGCATTTTTAACAAACCTCAAAACCTTCTGTAGCTGTTCTGTAAACAGATTCCACAGAGCTAATTTTGCAGTTGCAAAGGTTGTTGTTGCCACTGAAATGAAACCTAGATGAATCTTGAAATGTTTATCCTGGACTGTTAATGAAGAACCCATTTTCCATGTTGAATGTTGGTTTGAATGTGGtataagtttatttttatttacctaaaGTTACTCCAATACCAGTGCCCCAAAAGCAAACTGTTGTAAAAGGAAACTGGTAAAGCTTCCAAGCAAAACCAGCTTtttaatgtattatatttttaaaaacatgtctatTGCATAATATTTGGAGTGTATACCATTGACACAGgggagtgtgcgtgtgtgtgtgtaacatccATTTATTACCACCTTATATGACAAATCTGGAAATTACAAACATTGTTTAATTGAAACATCATCctcaacatttcaaaaaaaaaaaaaaaaaatcaaattgagcaaaaataaaaattaagttAAAAGGGTGACAAGTCAACCTGAGAAACGGTATACAGATGATCAACTGATccggaggaaaaaaaaaaaaaaaaaaagaagcacagagGGGGGACGTATACAGAAACATGACCATTATTTGTCATGTAACACTGAtttacaatacattttaatcatttctgttgttttaaaaaaaaaaaaggaaaaaagaaaagaaaaaagtttttcacaCTTTGCGAACTTTTGGTTTTAGAGAACATTACAAACCTTGATGAACCTTTGTTATAAAAAGGTCCTTTATTAAAAAATCAGCCACTGTTAAAAAAGTACCTCTGACACCATCCTTGAGCTCTCAAACTTTGGCTTTAAATAATTAGATGAAACCAATTTGAACACCACAAAAACAGGTGAGGTTAAACACTTGTCAGTTAGGAAAAGAGCATCTACAAGAGGTTCAAACTTTGGTGCCAAAGCGAGTCAGTAGCATCACATTTCAgtagaaaaaaattattttgtttctgttctctGTTAAGTGTTTTAATCTGATTCATCCCCCTGTCTCCATGTCATCCACAAACagtttgaagtgaaaaaaaaacaacaaaaaaaaaaaacccctgtgCATGAGACTTAatttgaagggaaaaaaaaaagctaacatGACAAATGACAGCATAATCATAAATCAACTTCTCTAAGGATGCAGATGGATTGTATACAATTTGCTGTGGTGATCAGAGCCAGCActcatgcagacacatgcaggGACAGAAATTCCAACCTCGGCCTTCATGAGCAGAGACTAACGCTCTTGTTTCTGCACATTTCAGAGCGGAGGCTGgcagagcagaggaagcaggagaagagGACTGGTAAGTTCTTCTAGCACCTTGCTGCAGAAAAGAGACTCCCCGCAGACAATAcccatcctctcctcttgtctgtcCCTCCCAAATTTGCATTGTTCTAGTccattgtttttcctctttctatcCATAAATCATCCTTTACTCCACAGAGTCAGAGTAGAAACAGTGCAACATAGGAGATGTGTGCTTGAGGGGATCTCATCACCAAAGAGTTGGTACATGCACAAAAAGAGAGTACCCTAGAAGTCTGCTGCCGAGAGCACTAAGAAAAACACGACTatacactttatttattcataatatAATCAGTTATCATCTACACACTACTAatacaggaagagagggaggaagggggcAGGTGGAAGGCAGAGGGACGGAGAGACAGACTGGTGAAGGAAGggcaggaggaggtgaaaagattaaagacaaggaggaggaggagagagcattTAAGCACGCTCTCCACGGATACGACGTGCCAGCTGGATGTCTTTGGGCATGATGGTGACACGCTTGGCGTGGATGGCGCACAAGTTGGTGTCCTCAAACAGACCCACCAAATAGGCCTCACTGGcctcctgcagagagaaaaaaaagggaaacagtgGAGTTTAGGTTGCACAGGTAGTTAGGGTACACATCTTTTTGGTAACTTATTATGGGGACGAAATGATAACTTTATGCAGCAACAAAAATACTTAGTTACTTGATTTCAAAAGTAAATGGCAATCCCTGCATTTACAGATTTTATACACACTGTATTTACAGTTAAGTCTTCAGTACATCTGATTATATGGATTCAACATGTGTTTTGCACATATATGCATGATAAATCAAATGCTTTGATATTTTggtatattttacattataaatattttctaCCTCTACTTTAAAAAGGTGAAGATTCTTCTCCTATCTTCACTTTAAAATTCATATCCATACAGTTGAATATACACCAAGGATTTACAATTAACAATCATATAAGTGCATAGTGTGAATTTGATTGCAATACTGACCTGCAGAGCTCCGATGGCTGCACTTTGGAAACGCAGATCGGTCTTGAAGTCCTGGGCGATTTCTCTCACCAGGCGCTGGAAGGGCAGCTTGCGGATCAGCAGCTCAGTGGATTTCTGATAACGACGGATCTCACGCAGAGCCACGGTACCAGgccttttttcaaaataaatgtgttttgttttagctTATACTGACATATGTAACAAAGGGGCATAAACCTGTAGCATCTCTTGTGTTGCTTTTCAACACACCCAGATGAACCCAGTGTGTTCTCACCTGTAGCGATGGGGCTTCTTCACACCGCCAGTGGAAGGGGCGCTCTTGCGAGCAGCCTTTGTGGCCAGCTGCTTACGTGGGGCTTTGCCTCCAGTGGACTTACGGGCAGTCTGCTTGGTACGGGCCATGGCTACTAAATATCACCTGAAGAAGATGGAAAAGAAAGGAcaaatgatgtttgttttagtATGCACACTTGTTTCGTGAAGAGACATCAAAACATCTCCTTCTAAGTCTTCCTCTGATTTCTTGTGCTTTCTTTACACATCACTTGGGGCGGCAAAACCGCATGCTGTCATGGCGACTATAATGTAAATATGGTAACAAACAGAAAGCACAAGTTTGCATTCATTACTGTATTTAGTTTGTCTAATACTTCTAAACTTAAGGTGGAACTACTATTGAGGAAGACACTTCCTTATTTACCTCAAAGGTAAACAAGTTTTTTAACATCGAAGATACATACAAATAGTTTTGAAATTGGAACAGGAAACTTGAATTAAGTTAACTTTTTGAGTAAGTAAACATACAAGACATTCCCTAACACAATAAGATCGACAAACATCAATCAAGTATGAACGACGACACTATTGGCTGGTAGACCAA
The Seriola aureovittata isolate HTS-2021-v1 ecotype China chromosome 4, ASM2101889v1, whole genome shotgun sequence genome window above contains:
- the LOC130168139 gene encoding histone H3.3A, with the translated sequence MARTKQTARKSTGGKAPRKQLATKAARKSAPSTGGVKKPHRYRPGTVALREIRRYQKSTELLIRKLPFQRLVREIAQDFKTDLRFQSAAIGALQEASEAYLVGLFEDTNLCAIHAKRVTIMPKDIQLARRIRGERA